A genomic window from Spirochaetota bacterium includes:
- a CDS encoding MGMT family protein, translating into MKRERAPNFYRRVYAETKRIPRGKVTTYGTIARVLGSFRASRAVGYALMHTPMDENIPWQRVINARGTISIGGNADRPAVQKRLLVREGVHFDKSGTVDMKKYFWEP; encoded by the coding sequence ATGAAGCGCGAGCGGGCACCGAATTTCTACCGCCGGGTATATGCTGAGACGAAACGCATACCGCGGGGGAAAGTGACGACGTACGGCACCATCGCACGTGTGCTCGGGTCATTCCGTGCCTCCCGCGCCGTGGGTTATGCGCTCATGCATACGCCGATGGACGAGAACATCCCCTGGCAGCGCGTCATCAATGCACGCGGCACGATAAGCATCGGCGGTAACGCGGACCGGCCGGCCGTGCAGAAACGGCTTCTCGTGCGCGAGGGCGTGCATTTCGACAAGAGCGGCACGGTCGATATGAAAAAATATTTCTGGGAACCGTAG